One genomic window of Phoenix dactylifera cultivar Barhee BC4 chromosome 6, palm_55x_up_171113_PBpolish2nd_filt_p, whole genome shotgun sequence includes the following:
- the LOC103715738 gene encoding uncharacterized protein LOC103715738, whose translation MAKPGAQSDPLLPPRPSYAAPPSPYHSEPPAYVLLPAFPGRRLRLRRPCRCCDSLVSSSILLTLVFAAALLASALFFLWPSDPDVRVVRLRLDRVHVSTSPAVSLAVSMGLEVRVQNKDFFSLDYDSIVVSIGYRGRRLGSVTSKGGHVRARGVSYVDAELHIDGIEVINDALYLIEDFVRGSIPFDTITKVGGKLHFFFFDIPIQGRISCSVHVSAQNETVVRQDCYPEPS comes from the exons ATGGCGAAACCGGGAGCCCAATCGGATCCACTCCTTCCTCCGCGGCCATCCTACGCCGCCCCGCCGTCTCCCTACCACTCCGAGCCCCCGGCCTATGTTCTCCTCCCGGCGTTCCCCggccgccgcctccgcctccgccgtcCCTGCCGCTGCTGCGACTCCCTTGTCTCCTCCTCCATCCTCCTGACGCTCGTCTTCGCCGCCGCTCTCCTCGCTTCCGCCCTTTTCTTCCTTTGGCCTTCCGACCCCGACGTCCGCGTCGTCCGCCTCCGCCTCGACCGTGTCCACGTGTCCACCTCTCCGGCCGTCTCCCTCGCCGTCTCCATGGGCCTTGAGGTCCGGGTACAGAACAAGGACTTCTTCTCCCTCGACTACGATTCCATCGTCGTCTCCATCGGGTACCGGGGGAGGCGGCTTGGCTCTGTGACGTCGAAGGGCGGACATGTGAGGGCGCGGGGGGTCTCTTACGTCGACGCCGAGCTCCATATCGACGGGATCGAGGTGATCAACGATGCCTTATACTTGATCGAGGATTTTGTGAGAGGCTCCATCCCATTCGATACCATTACCAAAGTCGGGGGGAAGCtgcatttcttcttctttgataTCCCAATTCAG GGAAGGATTTCTTGTTCAGTGCATGTTAGTGCACAAAACGAGACAGTCGTTCGACAAGATTGCTATCCAGAGCCGAGTTGA